In the genome of Christensenella timonensis, one region contains:
- a CDS encoding QueT transporter family protein, translating to MQGTSKVRYLCEASLIAAIYAALTLLLAPLSYGSVQVRISEALCVLPFFTPAAVPGLFIGCMLANLYTVGLGIMDIVVGSLATLLAATVTWLIRNKSKWLLPLPSVVANAFLVAWVLVAQGQTPFPYWVNVLSVGAGQAVACYAIGMPLFFLLKRYQKTIFKRV from the coding sequence ATGCAAGGGACATCAAAGGTACGTTATTTGTGCGAGGCAAGCCTGATCGCCGCGATCTATGCGGCGCTGACGCTGCTTTTGGCGCCGCTTAGTTACGGGAGCGTGCAGGTGCGTATTTCAGAGGCGCTGTGTGTGCTGCCGTTTTTCACGCCTGCGGCGGTGCCCGGGCTGTTTATCGGCTGTATGCTCGCAAACCTTTATACGGTGGGCTTGGGGATCATGGATATCGTGGTCGGCAGCTTGGCGACCCTTCTCGCCGCGACGGTCACTTGGCTGATCCGCAACAAAAGCAAATGGCTGCTGCCGCTGCCGAGTGTGGTCGCCAACGCGTTTTTGGTAGCGTGGGTGCTGGTGGCGCAGGGGCAGACCCCGTTTCCCTACTGGGTCAACGTTCTCAGCGTAGGTGCAGGGCAGGCGGTCGCCTGTTACGCGATAGGTATGCCGCTTTTCTTCTTGCTGAAGCGCTACCAAAAGACGATTTTCAAAAGGGTTTAA
- a CDS encoding ACT domain-containing protein — MRAIVSVLGHDKPGIIAKVSNTLYEVNANILDITQTVLRDEYFAMTMLIDLSALNASFEQLKTMLEAAGEEIGLEVRLMREEIFNSMHRI, encoded by the coding sequence ATGAGAGCGATCGTAAGCGTCCTCGGACACGATAAGCCGGGCATCATTGCCAAAGTATCGAATACCCTATACGAAGTGAATGCGAATATCCTCGACATCACGCAGACAGTGCTGCGCGACGAGTACTTTGCCATGACGATGCTGATTGACCTTTCCGCATTGAATGCATCTTTTGAGCAGCTCAAAACGATGCTTGAAGCTGCGGGAGAGGAGATCGGGCTGGAAGTCCGCCTGATGCGCGAAGAGATATTCAACAGTATGCACAGGATATAA
- a CDS encoding LOG family protein — protein MKKICVFGSSSSVLDQSYFDDAFLVGKLIAENGWEMVFGAGDMGMMGHAARGVKSAGGRITGVLPEFMNLPGIPFEDCDELIVSPSMRERKFVMEEMADAFIVTAGGFGTFEELCEVITLKQLKRHEKAIVILNTNGFYDEMIAMFEKSVAQRFAKEEALSVYEVVKTPGEAVDAIKNYKYQAMGSKWFTPDAP, from the coding sequence ATGAAAAAGATATGCGTATTCGGATCCTCTTCCTCGGTGCTGGATCAAAGCTATTTTGACGACGCTTTTCTGGTGGGAAAGCTGATTGCCGAAAATGGATGGGAGATGGTTTTCGGCGCAGGGGATATGGGTATGATGGGGCATGCGGCACGCGGCGTAAAATCCGCCGGCGGACGGATCACGGGCGTGCTTCCGGAGTTCATGAACCTGCCGGGTATCCCGTTTGAGGATTGCGACGAGCTCATCGTTTCCCCGTCCATGCGCGAGCGCAAGTTCGTGATGGAAGAAATGGCCGATGCGTTCATTGTGACGGCGGGCGGCTTCGGTACATTTGAGGAGCTGTGCGAGGTCATTACCTTAAAGCAGCTGAAACGGCATGAAAAAGCGATTGTCATTTTAAATACCAACGGTTTTTACGACGAGATGATCGCCATGTTTGAAAAAAGCGTAGCGCAGAGGTTTGCCAAGGAAGAGGCGCTCAGTGTCTACGAGGTCGTCAAAACGCCCGGGGAGGCGGTCGACGCGATCAAAAATTACAAATACCAGGCCATGGGGAGCAAGTGGTTTACGCCGGATGCCCCGTAA